The Triticum aestivum cultivar Chinese Spring chromosome 3A, IWGSC CS RefSeq v2.1, whole genome shotgun sequence genome includes a region encoding these proteins:
- the LOC123058582 gene encoding uncharacterized protein, giving the protein MECIVELQQEREHCVTEVPEVDGAELLLELLDASLAAEEEEEAAALGGKHHQLGFPAEDVGEGWVDDGLQELNSIHPHQEAGCEDCGLDGIVVSGFDGCGCSPGPYVLDDVGNAVGYWAEEMEGAGFGFFNGDCVGEWYSDGMAVEWDEGRSYCSFYPSYGAEASAEQPYISPLWE; this is encoded by the coding sequence ATGGAGTGCATCGTGGAGCTGCAGCAGGAGCGGGAGCACTGCGTCACGGAGGTACCGGAGGTCGATGGCGCCGAGCTGCTCCTCGAGCTCCTGGACGCGTCGCTcgccgccgaggaggaggaggaggcggcggcactcGGCGGCAAGCACCACCAGCTCGGCTTCCCGGCCGAGGACGTCGGCGAAGGCTGGGTCGACGACGGCCTACAGGAGCTGAACTCGATCCACCCGCACCAGGAGGCGGGCTGCGAGGACTGCGGGCTCGACGGCATCGTAGTGTCCGGCTTCGACGGCTGCGGGTGCTCGCCGGGGCCGTACGTCCTGGACGACGTCGGCAACGCCGTGGGGTACTGGGCGGAGGAGATGGAGGGCGCCGGCTTTGGCTTCTTCAACGGCGACTGCGTGGGGGAGTGGTACTCGGACGGCATGGCCGTGGAGTGGGACGAAGGGAGAAGCTACTGCTCCTTCTACCCATCCTACGGCGCCGAGGCGTCCGCGGAGCAACCGTACATCAGTCCATTGTGGGAGTGA